From Brevibacillus marinus, a single genomic window includes:
- a CDS encoding GerAB/ArcD/ProY family transporter yields the protein MRDWGKSIQVAATYIGTIVGAGFASGQEILAFFTSYGVWGTIGILLTTGLFSWLGYKMMRIAREIGSPSYESFNKALFGPLIGRIINLMVFLTLLGVTTVMLAGSGAIFDQQFRLSYLFGILATIALAMLALSKGLERLLMVNSLVVPAMLLFSCLLLASSPETARILPHQPPTQYGFLWEAILYVSFNLAMAQSVLIPMGYQIRNVQVLRNGAILGGLGLGFMLIVAHMAMLANWNDVRLMDIPMAFITEQWNDYLGFFFVIVLYAEIFTTLISNVYGITEQLRELLTLDPRTIQLSLFTVSFAFCLFGYAQLLLFLYPLFGYLGLATLVRIGVYRRYAGAALFRR from the coding sequence ATGCGGGACTGGGGAAAAAGCATTCAGGTGGCGGCCACCTACATCGGCACCATCGTCGGTGCCGGCTTTGCGAGCGGCCAGGAGATCCTCGCTTTTTTTACCTCCTATGGTGTCTGGGGTACGATCGGCATTCTGCTGACGACCGGATTGTTCAGCTGGCTCGGCTACAAAATGATGCGCATTGCCCGCGAGATTGGTTCGCCGTCCTACGAATCGTTTAACAAAGCGCTGTTCGGCCCGCTGATCGGGCGGATCATCAACCTGATGGTCTTCCTGACCTTGCTCGGCGTGACCACCGTCATGCTGGCCGGGTCGGGAGCGATTTTCGATCAACAATTCAGGCTGTCCTACCTCTTCGGCATCCTCGCGACGATTGCCCTGGCCATGCTCGCCCTGAGCAAAGGTCTGGAGCGTCTGCTGATGGTCAACTCGCTCGTCGTCCCGGCGATGCTGTTGTTCTCTTGCCTGCTCCTCGCGTCAAGCCCGGAGACCGCGCGGATCCTGCCGCACCAGCCGCCGACGCAGTACGGATTTCTTTGGGAAGCGATCCTCTATGTTTCGTTTAACCTGGCGATGGCGCAATCCGTCTTGATCCCGATGGGCTATCAGATCCGGAACGTACAGGTCTTGCGCAACGGCGCCATTCTCGGCGGTCTCGGCCTTGGATTCATGCTGATCGTCGCCCATATGGCGATGCTGGCCAATTGGAACGACGTTCGGCTGATGGATATCCCCATGGCCTTTATCACCGAGCAGTGGAACGACTACCTGGGCTTCTTCTTTGTCATTGTCCTGTACGCGGAAATCTTCACCACGCTCATCTCCAATGTCTACGGCATCACGGAGCAGCTGCGCGAACTCCTCACGCTCGATCCGCGAACGATTCAACTCAGCTTGTTCACCGTCAGTTTCGCCTTCTGTCTGTTTGGTTACGCGCAGCTGCTCCTCTTTCTCTATCCGCTGTTCGGCTATCTCGGCTTGGCGACGCTGGTGCGCATCGGCGTGTATCGCCGCTATGCGGGAGCGGCTCTGTTCCGCCGCTAA
- a CDS encoding IS110 family transposase codes for MDIVYSHVCGLDVHEKTVVTCILTPDEKEIRTFSTMTDDLLQMVDWIKSKGCTHAAMESTGSYWKPVYNLLETEQIQTLVNAQHIKHVPGRKTDVKDAEWIASLLRHGLLQGSFIPPRDQRELRELIRYRRGLIEERAREVNRIQKVLEGANIKLSSVASDILGKSARAMIEALISGNEDPEALSELALRCLKNKKEDLRRALKGLIGPHQRLMLRTQLRHIDELDALIQQLDEEIKRRMLPFEEDLERLNTIPGVARRTAEQIIAETGTDMSRFPSAAHLCSWAGLAPGNNESAGKRKSGRTTKGNPKLRSALLEAARAAARTKNTYLSSLYHRIAARRGANRAAAAVAVAHRILIIVYHLLKDKQNYRELGPHHYEERRREQVAKQALRKLQSLGYTVTIETINQTA; via the coding sequence ATGGATATCGTCTACAGCCATGTCTGTGGACTGGATGTCCACGAAAAGACTGTCGTGACCTGCATTCTCACGCCGGATGAGAAAGAAATCCGCACGTTCTCGACCATGACCGACGATCTGTTGCAGATGGTGGACTGGATCAAGAGCAAAGGCTGTACCCACGCCGCCATGGAGAGCACCGGCTCCTACTGGAAACCCGTCTATAACTTGTTGGAGACGGAACAGATTCAAACCTTGGTCAACGCTCAGCATATCAAGCACGTCCCCGGACGTAAAACCGATGTGAAAGATGCCGAGTGGATCGCCTCGCTTCTTCGACATGGATTACTCCAAGGCAGCTTCATTCCGCCGCGCGATCAGCGGGAGCTTCGCGAGTTGATCCGGTACCGCCGCGGCCTGATTGAGGAGCGGGCACGAGAAGTCAACCGGATTCAGAAAGTGCTGGAAGGCGCGAACATCAAACTGTCGTCGGTGGCCAGCGATATCCTGGGCAAATCGGCGCGTGCAATGATCGAAGCGCTAATTTCCGGCAACGAAGATCCGGAAGCCTTGTCGGAGTTGGCTCTTCGGTGTCTGAAAAACAAGAAAGAGGATCTCCGGCGCGCGCTCAAAGGACTGATCGGCCCGCACCAACGGTTGATGCTCCGAACCCAACTGCGGCACATTGATGAACTGGACGCGCTGATTCAACAGTTGGACGAGGAGATCAAGAGGCGCATGCTCCCTTTTGAGGAAGACCTGGAGCGGCTGAACACCATTCCCGGGGTGGCCCGGCGGACAGCGGAACAAATCATCGCTGAAACGGGGACCGACATGAGCCGCTTTCCGTCTGCCGCTCATTTGTGTTCGTGGGCGGGGTTGGCTCCAGGGAACAACGAAAGTGCCGGGAAACGAAAGTCCGGGCGAACGACCAAAGGGAATCCGAAGCTGCGGAGCGCTCTCCTCGAGGCGGCCCGAGCAGCAGCCCGAACGAAAAACACGTATCTGTCCAGTCTGTATCATCGCATTGCCGCCAGACGAGGCGCGAATCGGGCAGCGGCAGCGGTAGCGGTGGCGCATCGGATTTTGATCATTGTCTACCATCTCCTGAAAGATAAACAAAATTACCGTGAACTCGGTCCCCATCACTACGAAGAACGCAGGCGTGAGCAGGTTGCGAAACAGGCCCTACGGAAACTGCAATCTTTGGGTTATACAGTAACGATTGAAACCATCAACCAAACCGCATAA
- a CDS encoding IS481 family transposase yields the protein MKAEDKVAYQRLSVLELAEALGNVSKACRERGMSRTQFYEYKRRFQTHGFEGLKDLPPIHKSHPQTTPPEVVDKLLEMSLNNPTWGCARLSDMLKLQGTYVSPPTIQNILNKHGMGSRYERLLKLEEKVLQTPVELTAEQAILIEKANPCFRERHVESSRPGELLAQDTFFVGTLKGVGKVYLQAVVDTYGSYAFGFLHTGKLPECAVAILHNDVLPFYRKHGLTVSAVLTDNGREFCGRDTHPYELYLALNDIEHRKTRVRRPQTNGFVERFNRTVLDEFFRIKFREKFYDGLDELQRDLDAWLVNYNMERPHRGYRNMGKRPIETITNYLSEMEAESTSIVRKEA from the coding sequence ATGAAAGCGGAGGATAAAGTTGCTTATCAGCGTTTAAGTGTGTTGGAGTTGGCGGAAGCACTGGGGAATGTGAGCAAGGCATGTCGGGAACGGGGGATGTCCCGTACCCAATTCTATGAATACAAACGCCGGTTTCAAACGCATGGATTTGAGGGTCTGAAAGATTTGCCGCCGATCCACAAATCTCATCCGCAGACCACTCCGCCGGAAGTAGTGGACAAGCTTTTGGAGATGAGCCTGAACAACCCGACATGGGGTTGTGCCCGGCTGAGTGACATGCTCAAACTGCAAGGCACCTATGTCAGTCCTCCCACGATTCAGAACATCCTCAACAAGCACGGCATGGGTTCCCGCTACGAACGGCTGCTCAAGCTTGAGGAAAAAGTGCTGCAAACCCCCGTGGAACTGACGGCGGAGCAAGCGATCCTCATCGAAAAGGCCAATCCTTGTTTTCGCGAACGTCATGTGGAAAGCAGCCGTCCAGGCGAACTGTTGGCCCAGGATACGTTTTTTGTCGGAACCTTAAAGGGAGTGGGCAAAGTCTACCTGCAAGCGGTCGTCGATACGTACGGCAGTTACGCGTTTGGGTTTCTGCATACAGGAAAACTGCCGGAATGTGCGGTGGCCATTCTCCACAACGACGTGCTGCCGTTCTATCGCAAACATGGGCTTACGGTATCCGCCGTCCTCACGGACAATGGCCGGGAGTTCTGTGGGAGGGATACCCACCCGTATGAGCTGTACCTGGCCCTAAACGATATCGAACACCGAAAGACCCGGGTGCGACGGCCACAAACAAACGGATTCGTAGAGCGCTTTAACCGAACCGTGCTGGATGAGTTTTTCCGGATCAAGTTCCGTGAGAAATTCTACGATGGATTGGACGAACTGCAACGGGATCTCGATGCATGGTTGGTTAATTACAACATGGAACGGCCCCACCGTGGATATCGCAACATGGGAAAGCGTCCCATCGAGACCATTACCAATTATCTATCAGAAATGGAAGCTGAGTCTACGAGCATTGTTCGGAAAGAAGCTTAA
- a CDS encoding universal stress protein, which yields METGFKRKTPEEILLSISKLHRGRLKIIVGSVSGAGKTYHMLREGQQLKQQGIDVVTCAVSTQQRPETVEQFGDLERIPSIRWYKDGKEKEDLNLDALVERNPEVVLVDGLAHRNRKGARFPTRLDDIKFLLSRGISVITTVNVYELGGFAEIAKKLTGIEAEETVPADTLELADEVRLIDVTPETILARIAEGSVQTGTDKALFKRGNLAILRELALRLVAEDVNASLEEYREERGMIGPSGAAERILVAAQYHWNGSIYVRRGQQVAKRLNGDLLVVTFVDPKKKLSQEAATFKRSMIKLVEKVGGQFEELPLRSRRRLPAALARYATKHGVTRIVMGHSKQSRWQEFWQGSVVNGIFRQIKNIDVFFMADRAEHEGRRMLPAKMAGTGDRTSYRRPSVQEMERHIASIKRGTFKVYIGAAPGVGKTYAMLLEGNKLKKKGFDVVIGLLETHGRKETLAQVGDLEIIPRKTIDYKGARLEEMDTEAIIRRAPEIVLVDELAHTNVPGSKNKKRYEDVLEILEAGISVISTVNVQHLESLNDAVEQITGIRVRETVPDSMLHMADEVQLIDVTPQTLQQRLKEGKIYDLEKVDQALSHFFNTGNLIALRELALREIADDVDERLESWERKTSLRGPWRRQEVIYVCVNVTPHAERLIRRGFRIAYRLKAPWYVTYVRPERIAMTPELSERLETLHKLTNRLGGTFEIQTAANEKEIPQVILRKANEYKTTQLVVGQSKLSFWEEIWKGSVVKALLRSARHMDVLVVSDLDCRQVSKI from the coding sequence GTGGAAACGGGTTTTAAACGCAAAACCCCTGAGGAAATTCTGTTATCCATATCCAAGCTGCATCGGGGACGGCTCAAAATCATCGTAGGTTCGGTCAGCGGAGCGGGAAAAACGTACCATATGCTGCGGGAGGGTCAGCAGTTAAAGCAGCAGGGAATCGATGTCGTCACCTGCGCCGTGTCGACGCAGCAGAGGCCGGAAACAGTTGAGCAGTTCGGCGATCTGGAACGGATTCCGAGCATCCGGTGGTATAAGGACGGCAAAGAAAAAGAGGATCTGAACCTGGATGCCTTGGTCGAGCGGAATCCCGAAGTTGTTCTGGTGGACGGACTGGCTCACCGCAACCGGAAAGGCGCCCGTTTTCCGACCCGGCTGGACGACATCAAATTTCTGCTTAGCCGCGGCATCAGTGTGATTACGACCGTAAACGTTTACGAGCTCGGAGGGTTTGCCGAGATCGCCAAAAAACTCACGGGAATCGAGGCGGAGGAAACCGTTCCCGCCGATACGTTGGAACTTGCCGACGAAGTGAGACTGATCGATGTGACGCCGGAGACGATTCTGGCCAGAATTGCGGAAGGCAGCGTTCAGACCGGTACGGACAAGGCCTTGTTCAAGCGCGGCAATCTGGCGATACTTCGGGAACTTGCCTTGCGGCTTGTTGCGGAGGATGTCAACGCATCGTTGGAAGAATATCGGGAAGAGCGGGGGATGATCGGGCCTTCCGGGGCTGCGGAACGTATTCTGGTCGCCGCGCAGTATCATTGGAATGGTTCCATATACGTTCGCCGCGGCCAGCAGGTAGCCAAACGACTGAATGGCGACTTGCTTGTCGTCACCTTCGTCGATCCGAAGAAAAAACTATCCCAGGAGGCCGCAACGTTTAAGCGTTCGATGATCAAGCTGGTGGAAAAAGTGGGCGGACAATTCGAGGAGCTTCCGCTTCGTTCGCGCAGACGCCTGCCTGCGGCTCTGGCACGCTACGCGACGAAGCATGGTGTGACGCGGATCGTCATGGGGCATTCCAAACAAAGCCGATGGCAGGAGTTTTGGCAAGGGTCTGTTGTAAACGGTATTTTTCGGCAGATCAAAAATATCGATGTCTTTTTCATGGCGGATCGGGCTGAGCATGAAGGCAGGCGAATGTTGCCGGCCAAAATGGCCGGAACGGGAGACCGAACTTCCTACAGGCGTCCCAGTGTTCAGGAGATGGAGAGACATATTGCAAGCATCAAGCGCGGTACTTTCAAAGTGTATATCGGCGCCGCCCCCGGTGTCGGCAAAACGTATGCAATGCTGCTCGAAGGAAACAAATTAAAAAAGAAAGGGTTCGATGTAGTCATCGGGCTTTTGGAAACGCACGGGCGGAAAGAAACGCTGGCACAAGTAGGGGACCTGGAGATCATTCCGCGCAAAACGATCGATTATAAAGGTGCCCGTTTGGAGGAAATGGATACGGAAGCGATTATCCGCCGTGCGCCGGAGATTGTGCTTGTCGACGAATTGGCCCATACGAATGTGCCGGGAAGCAAAAACAAAAAACGGTATGAGGATGTGCTGGAAATACTGGAAGCGGGCATCTCCGTCATTTCCACGGTGAATGTGCAGCATCTGGAAAGCCTGAACGACGCCGTTGAACAGATCACTGGCATCCGCGTTCGTGAAACGGTTCCCGACAGTATGCTGCATATGGCTGATGAAGTGCAGTTGATTGATGTAACACCGCAGACGCTGCAGCAGCGCTTGAAAGAAGGAAAAATCTATGACCTGGAGAAGGTTGATCAGGCGTTGAGCCATTTTTTCAACACAGGGAACCTGATTGCGCTGCGGGAACTGGCATTGCGGGAAATAGCCGACGATGTCGACGAACGGCTGGAGTCATGGGAACGAAAAACGTCGCTTCGCGGGCCATGGCGCAGGCAAGAAGTGATTTACGTATGTGTGAATGTGACGCCGCATGCGGAAAGGCTGATTCGCCGCGGATTCCGCATTGCCTATCGCCTTAAAGCCCCTTGGTACGTTACGTATGTACGGCCGGAACGCATTGCCATGACGCCAGAACTGAGCGAACGTCTTGAAACGTTGCACAAACTGACGAACCGTTTGGGAGGCACATTCGAGATCCAAACGGCGGCGAACGAGAAGGAAATTCCTCAAGTGATCCTTCGAAAAGCGAACGAATACAAAACGACCCAACTGGTTGTCGGGCAATCGAAGTTGTCGTTTTGGGAAGAAATATGGAAAGGTTCCGTTGTCAAGGCATTATTGCGTTCTGCCCGTCATATGGACGTATTGGTCGTATCCGATCTGGATTGTAGACAAGTGAGCAAAATTTAG
- the kdpC gene encoding potassium-transporting ATPase subunit KdpC, which yields MDKTSVSVYDQGENGASFWIAIRLSLVFIVLCGLLYPLACTGIAQLLMPERANGSLIKDADGRVIGSELIGQLFTDPKYFHGRVSSIKYDAGASGSNNYAPSNPELIERTKASIVEWQKNNPDVPVSELPIDLITNSASGLDPHISPKSAKVQIPRISRLTGISPSQLESLVNEYTEDRDLGLFGEPRVNVLKLNLALQQLWSQK from the coding sequence ATGGATAAAACATCGGTTTCTGTATACGATCAGGGTGAGAATGGCGCTTCCTTTTGGATTGCGATTCGTCTCAGCCTTGTGTTTATCGTTTTGTGCGGATTGCTTTACCCCCTTGCCTGTACCGGAATCGCGCAGCTTCTGATGCCGGAAAGAGCGAACGGAAGCTTGATTAAAGATGCCGATGGAAGAGTGATCGGTTCCGAATTGATCGGTCAGCTGTTTACGGATCCGAAATATTTTCACGGACGGGTGTCCAGCATCAAGTATGATGCCGGGGCCTCCGGATCGAACAACTATGCGCCGTCCAATCCGGAGTTGATCGAACGGACGAAAGCGTCCATTGTGGAATGGCAAAAAAACAATCCCGACGTGCCAGTCAGCGAACTTCCGATCGATTTGATCACGAACTCGGCATCGGGACTTGATCCGCACATCAGCCCGAAATCGGCGAAGGTGCAAATCCCGCGGATCAGCCGATTGACGGGGATTTCCCCTTCCCAGCTTGAATCATTGGTGAACGAATACACGGAAGACCGGGATCTCGGCCTGTTTGGCGAACCTCGCGTCAATGTGCTGAAATTGAACCTGGCGCTGCAACAATTATGGAGTCAAAAGTAA
- the kdpB gene encoding potassium-transporting ATPase subunit KdpB: MTKNKKSMLNTKIVRDAMIQSFIKLNPVSMMKNPVMFVVEAGTFLVLLMILFPGYFDAGENIGFNIAVFVILLFTVLFANFAEALAEGRGKAQAASLKKTKKEIMANKVVNGSIKIVPSTELRKGDIVIVSQGELIPADGEVIEGLASVDESAITGESAPVIKEAGGDFSSVTGGTRVVSDQIKVRITSDPGESFLDRMISLVEGAKRQKTPNELALNTLLISLTLIFLIVVATLPPIASYVGVDLQVPVLISLLVCLIPTTIGGLLSAIGIAGMDRLTRFNVLAMSGKAVEAAGDINTIILDKTGTITFGNRMASEFIPVGGESLAAVAEWAVISSVYDETPEGRSVLELMKKQNLHYDASLAEGAEVIEFKAETRMSGVDLKDGRKVRKGAVDAVMKWVQAQGGSIPEDLKPKSDKIASEGGTPLAVAVDDHIFGLIYLKDTVKPGMRERFEQLRKMGIKTIMCTGDNPLTAATIAKEAGVDEFIAESKPEDKIAVIRREQAEGKLVAMTGDGTNDAPALAQADVGLAMNSGTVAAKEAANMVDLDSDPSKIIEVVGIGKQLLMTRGALTTFSIANDIAKYFAIIPAMFTIAIPEMETLNVMRLGSPLSAVLSALIFNAVIIPLLIPLAIKGVTYRPLSSTQLLARNLLIYGLGGVIAPFIGIKLIDLIVHIWI, encoded by the coding sequence ATGACCAAAAATAAAAAAAGTATGCTGAACACCAAAATCGTTCGGGATGCGATGATACAAAGTTTCATCAAACTGAACCCCGTTTCGATGATGAAAAACCCGGTGATGTTCGTCGTGGAAGCGGGGACGTTCCTGGTGCTGCTCATGATTTTGTTTCCCGGTTATTTCGACGCCGGGGAAAATATCGGCTTTAATATTGCCGTATTTGTGATATTGCTGTTCACCGTCCTGTTTGCCAACTTCGCCGAAGCGCTGGCGGAAGGGCGAGGTAAAGCTCAGGCCGCTTCGCTCAAAAAAACGAAAAAAGAAATTATGGCAAACAAAGTGGTGAACGGCAGCATCAAGATTGTACCGTCCACCGAACTGCGCAAAGGCGATATCGTCATCGTGTCGCAGGGGGAACTGATCCCCGCAGACGGCGAGGTGATTGAAGGGTTGGCCTCCGTGGACGAATCCGCCATCACCGGGGAATCAGCACCGGTCATCAAAGAGGCGGGCGGCGACTTTAGCTCCGTAACCGGAGGAACAAGGGTGGTCAGCGATCAAATCAAAGTGCGCATTACGAGCGATCCGGGCGAATCGTTTCTGGACCGAATGATCTCGCTGGTCGAAGGGGCGAAGCGCCAGAAAACGCCGAACGAACTGGCGCTGAACACGCTCCTGATCAGCCTGACACTCATTTTCCTCATCGTCGTGGCGACGTTGCCGCCGATCGCGAGTTATGTCGGCGTCGATTTGCAAGTGCCCGTGCTCATTTCGCTGCTGGTCTGCTTGATTCCGACGACCATCGGCGGGCTGCTGTCCGCCATCGGCATTGCCGGGATGGACCGTTTGACGCGGTTCAACGTGCTGGCCATGTCGGGCAAAGCGGTCGAAGCCGCGGGTGATATTAATACGATCATTTTGGACAAAACGGGAACAATCACGTTCGGCAACCGGATGGCAAGCGAGTTCATTCCGGTTGGCGGAGAGTCGCTTGCCGCAGTTGCCGAGTGGGCAGTGATCAGCTCCGTGTATGATGAAACCCCGGAAGGACGCTCCGTGCTTGAACTGATGAAGAAACAAAATTTGCATTACGACGCATCCCTTGCGGAAGGAGCGGAAGTGATCGAGTTCAAGGCAGAGACGCGGATGAGCGGCGTCGATTTGAAAGACGGACGCAAAGTGCGCAAAGGTGCGGTTGACGCAGTAATGAAGTGGGTGCAGGCACAGGGAGGTTCCATACCGGAAGATTTGAAACCGAAAAGCGACAAAATCGCTTCCGAAGGCGGCACGCCGCTAGCGGTCGCGGTGGACGATCATATCTTTGGCCTCATTTATCTGAAAGACACGGTGAAGCCCGGCATGCGCGAACGATTCGAGCAGCTGCGCAAAATGGGGATCAAAACGATCATGTGCACCGGCGACAACCCGTTGACCGCCGCAACGATCGCTAAGGAAGCGGGAGTCGATGAGTTTATCGCCGAGAGCAAGCCGGAAGACAAAATCGCCGTCATCCGCCGCGAACAGGCGGAAGGGAAGCTGGTCGCCATGACCGGTGACGGCACGAACGACGCTCCGGCGCTGGCGCAGGCGGACGTGGGCCTTGCGATGAACAGCGGCACCGTTGCTGCGAAAGAAGCGGCCAATATGGTGGATCTGGATTCTGACCCGTCGAAAATTATCGAAGTGGTCGGCATCGGCAAGCAGTTGCTCATGACGCGCGGCGCGCTCACGACGTTCAGCATCGCCAACGACATAGCCAAATATTTCGCGATTATTCCGGCCATGTTCACGATTGCGATCCCGGAAATGGAAACTCTGAACGTGATGAGGCTCGGTTCGCCGCTTTCCGCGGTGCTGTCGGCGCTTATTTTCAACGCGGTGATCATTCCGCTGTTGATTCCGCTTGCGATCAAGGGCGTCACGTACCGGCCGCTCAGTTCGACGCAACTTCTCGCCCGCAACCTGCTCATCTACGGACTCGGCGGTGTCATCGCGCCGTTTATCGGGATCAAATTGATTGATTTGATTGTCCACATCTGGATTTGA
- the kdpA gene encoding potassium-transporting ATPase subunit KdpA — MELLQIVVVIVVLMLLVKPVGTYVYHVFSNEPNRTDRMFGPVENFIYKLIGLKTRNGMSWKKYLTTMLLTNMSLIAFGYAILRLQSLLPLNPNGIGNMEETLAFNTIISFMTNTNLQHYSGETGLSYFSQMAVIMMMMFTSAATGLSIAIAFVRGITRKGETIGNFFADFVRAHTRILLPAAFVVSLLLVALKVPQTLSPIIVATTLEGATQHIVIGPVASLESIKHLGTNGGGFFGANSAHPFENPNPLTNVIEILSMWTLPAALPYTFGLFARNRRQGWVIFGAMMILFIGFLAIGYVAESQGNPQLHALGVDASQGSMEGKEVRFGLAQSVLFTSVTTAATTGTVNNMHDTLTPIGGLVALAQMMLNCVFGGDGVGLVNMLMYAILAVFLAGLMVGRTPEFLGRKIEPKEMKLIAIAILVHPLIILVPSAIAFMTDLGKGAISNPGFHGISQVLYEYTSSAANNGSGFEGLGDNTPFWNISAGIVMLLGRYISMIALLAVAGSMVRKQWVPETVGTFKTDNGLFVGVLIGTVLIIGALTFLPVIALGPIAEHLSIR; from the coding sequence ATGGAATTGCTGCAAATTGTGGTCGTTATCGTTGTTTTGATGCTTCTGGTGAAGCCGGTCGGTACTTATGTGTACCACGTATTCTCGAACGAACCGAACCGGACGGACCGCATGTTCGGTCCGGTTGAGAATTTCATTTACAAGCTGATCGGACTCAAAACGAGGAACGGCATGTCGTGGAAAAAATACCTGACCACCATGCTGCTGACCAACATGTCGTTGATCGCCTTCGGTTATGCGATCCTGCGGCTGCAAAGTCTGCTGCCGCTCAATCCTAACGGCATCGGCAATATGGAAGAGACGTTGGCGTTTAACACGATCATCAGCTTCATGACCAACACGAACTTGCAGCATTACAGCGGCGAAACCGGCCTTTCGTATTTTTCACAAATGGCTGTGATCATGATGATGATGTTTACGTCGGCGGCGACGGGTCTAAGCATTGCGATTGCATTCGTTCGCGGCATCACCCGCAAGGGGGAGACGATCGGCAACTTTTTCGCCGACTTCGTCAGGGCGCATACGCGAATCCTCCTTCCGGCGGCGTTCGTTGTCTCGCTGCTGCTCGTTGCGCTGAAAGTGCCGCAAACGCTGAGCCCGATCATCGTAGCGACTACACTCGAAGGGGCAACGCAGCATATCGTCATCGGCCCGGTGGCTTCGCTGGAATCGATCAAGCATCTCGGAACGAACGGCGGCGGATTTTTCGGCGCGAACTCGGCGCATCCGTTTGAAAATCCGAATCCGCTCACGAACGTGATTGAGATTTTATCCATGTGGACGCTTCCGGCTGCTCTGCCTTATACGTTCGGTCTTTTTGCGCGGAATCGCAGGCAGGGATGGGTTATTTTCGGTGCGATGATGATCCTGTTTATCGGTTTTCTGGCCATTGGTTACGTGGCGGAAAGCCAGGGCAATCCGCAGCTCCATGCGCTGGGCGTTGACGCCTCGCAGGGCAGCATGGAAGGAAAGGAAGTGCGGTTCGGCCTGGCGCAGTCCGTACTGTTTACCTCCGTGACGACCGCCGCGACGACCGGAACGGTCAACAATATGCATGACACGCTCACGCCGATCGGCGGACTCGTCGCGCTTGCGCAAATGATGTTGAACTGCGTATTCGGCGGAGATGGTGTCGGTCTCGTCAATATGCTGATGTACGCCATTCTCGCGGTGTTTCTGGCCGGCCTGATGGTTGGACGGACGCCGGAATTTTTGGGACGGAAAATCGAGCCGAAAGAAATGAAGCTGATCGCCATCGCCATCCTGGTGCACCCGCTCATTATTCTTGTACCGTCGGCCATCGCTTTCATGACCGACCTCGGCAAAGGAGCGATCAGCAATCCCGGATTCCATGGCATTTCACAGGTGCTCTATGAATATACGTCTTCCGCGGCCAACAACGGCTCTGGTTTCGAAGGACTCGGGGACAACACGCCGTTTTGGAATATTTCCGCAGGCATTGTCATGCTGCTCGGTCGTTATATTTCGATGATCGCGCTTCTGGCGGTGGCCGGTTCGATGGTCCGCAAACAATGGGTACCGGAAACGGTCGGTACGTTTAAAACGGACAACGGTTTATTTGTCGGTGTCTTGATCGGAACGGTGCTTATCATCGGCGCGTTGACGTTCCTTCCGGTTATCGCGCTCGGTCCGATTGCCGAACATTTGTCGATCCGTTGA
- a CDS encoding potassium-transporting ATPase subunit F: MVRQHRRRLGRGSPMTLVIVFTVAIFLYLVYALIYPEKF, from the coding sequence ATGGTGCGGCAACATCGTCGACGACTCGGGAGGGGATCGCCGATGACCCTCGTGATCGTCTTTACCGTTGCCATTTTTCTTTATCTGGTATACGCGCTGATTTACCCGGAAAAATTTTGA